A region of Arabidopsis thaliana chromosome 5, partial sequence DNA encodes the following proteins:
- a CDS encoding Calcium-dependent lipid-binding (CaLB domain) family protein (Calcium-dependent lipid-binding (CaLB domain) family protein; CONTAINS InterPro DOMAIN/s: C2 membrane targeting protein (InterPro:IPR018029), C2 calcium/lipid-binding domain, CaLB (InterPro:IPR008973), C2 calcium-dependent membrane targeting (InterPro:IPR000008); BEST Arabidopsis thaliana protein match is: Calcium-dependent lipid-binding (CaLB domain) family protein (TAIR:AT1G66360.1); Has 1807 Blast hits to 1807 proteins in 277 species: Archae - 0; Bacteria - 0; Metazoa - 736; Fungi - 347; Plants - 385; Viruses - 0; Other Eukaryotes - 339 (source: NCBI BLink).), with protein MENLVGLLRIHVKRGVNLAIRDISSSDPYIVVHCGKQKLKTRVVKHSVNPEWNDDLTLSVTDPNLPIKLTVYDYDLLSADDKMGEAEFHIGPFIEAIKFAHQLGPGLPNGTIIKKIEPSRKNCLSESSHIVLNQGKIVQNMFLRLQHVECGEVELQLEWIDVPGSRGI; from the exons atggaGAATCTTGTAGGTCTTCTTCGAATTCATGTGAAAAGAGGTGTGAATCTCGCCATTAGAGACATCTCAAGCAGTGATCCTTACATCGTCGTTCACTGCGGTAAACAG AAGTTGAAAACACGCGTGGTGAAACATAGTGTAAACCCCGAGTGGAACGACGACTTGACACTTTCCGTGACTGATCCGAATCTCCCGATTAAACTT ACGGTTTATGACTATGACTTGCTCTCCGCGGATGACAAGATGGGAGAAGCCGAGTTCCACATTGGTCCATTTATTGAAGCTATTAAATTTGCCCATCAGCTCGGACCAGGACTTCCTAATGGGACCATAATAAAGAAGATAGAGCCGAGcagaaaaaattgtttgtcTGAATCAAGCCACATTGTGTTGAACCAAGGCAAGATTGTCCAGAATATGTTCCTTAGACTCCAGCACGTGGAGTGTGGAGAGGTTGAGCTACAGCTCGAGTGGATCGATGTCCCGGGTTCAAGGGGTATTTAG
- a CDS encoding Calcium-dependent lipid-binding (CaLB domain) family protein (Calcium-dependent lipid-binding (CaLB domain) family protein; FUNCTIONS IN: molecular_function unknown; INVOLVED IN: biological_process unknown; EXPRESSED IN: 22 plant structures; EXPRESSED DURING: 13 growth stages; CONTAINS InterPro DOMAIN/s: C2 membrane targeting protein (InterPro:IPR018029), C2 calcium/lipid-binding domain, CaLB (InterPro:IPR008973), C2 calcium-dependent membrane targeting (InterPro:IPR000008); BEST Arabidopsis thaliana protein match is: Calcium-dependent lipid-binding (CaLB domain) family protein (TAIR:AT1G66360.1).) translates to MENLVGLLRIHVKRGVNLAIRDISSSDPYIVVHCGKQNLMRLLNCWSKLKTRVVKHSVNPEWNDDLTLSVTDPNLPIKLTVYDYDLLSADDKMGEAEFHIGPFIEAIKFAHQLGPGLPNGTIIKKIEPSRKNCLSESSHIVLNQGKIVQNMFLRLQHVECGEVELQLEWIDVPGSRGI, encoded by the exons atggaGAATCTTGTAGGTCTTCTTCGAATTCATGTGAAAAGAGGTGTGAATCTCGCCATTAGAGACATCTCAAGCAGTGATCCTTACATCGTCGTTCACTGCGGTAAACAG AATCTGATGCGTTTATTGAACTGTTGGTCG AAGTTGAAAACACGCGTGGTGAAACATAGTGTAAACCCCGAGTGGAACGACGACTTGACACTTTCCGTGACTGATCCGAATCTCCCGATTAAACTT ACGGTTTATGACTATGACTTGCTCTCCGCGGATGACAAGATGGGAGAAGCCGAGTTCCACATTGGTCCATTTATTGAAGCTATTAAATTTGCCCATCAGCTCGGACCAGGACTTCCTAATGGGACCATAATAAAGAAGATAGAGCCGAGcagaaaaaattgtttgtcTGAATCAAGCCACATTGTGTTGAACCAAGGCAAGATTGTCCAGAATATGTTCCTTAGACTCCAGCACGTGGAGTGTGGAGAGGTTGAGCTACAGCTCGAGTGGATCGATGTCCCGGGTTCAAGGGGTATTTAG